The Montipora capricornis isolate CH-2021 chromosome 3, ASM3666992v2, whole genome shotgun sequence genome window below encodes:
- the LOC138041093 gene encoding leucine-rich repeat-containing protein 74B-like translates to MGKMSDESGAKIDPQGVPGFSVKDQDTNNNIMIARTEMKSGIITEGDHKDRKEGGRSRLSSVKSTLAETGKSKFSPIPVGGKDIAKPERLSDGEPAEDSDYDTDLEDEQPREEYDLTGRKAYQDACSQLGIIPVSFVIEHITREKIDIKHHGLGPSGARAIAFALMRNTTTTAVNLRDCSIGSEGTNHIARLLKENFYITELDLAQNKLHSSGAQAMAEVITDNSSIKKLNLSWNDFKDRDAKYLAEGIRCNQTITWLDLSHNGFAEEAGMLLGPAIDANGGLEYLNLSWNHLRGRGGVAIGKGLRANCSLQTLDISWNGLADEGAAAFGESLKDNNTLIDLDLTNNRITTEGALAFSKGMQINNTLKVLRIGLNPIQNKGAFNLLTAVKNNADTALEKLIFNGVVVSLETQELIELLLGKHPGLTITCTYSKRSDKLDNKGHSGSNNKNKDLIFVLKKYVEDKNYRLVDLFNQFDKDNSLSVSKEEFRVGLKSIGVPMTDDQLTKLIDVLDDDGNGEINYSEFTWINEVDKMKSLIN, encoded by the exons ATGGGCAAAATGTCTGATGAGAGCGGGGCAAAGATAGACCCGCAAGGCGTGCCAGGGTTCAGCGTTAAAGACCAGGATACGAATAACAACATAATGATTGCCAGGACTGAAATGAAATCAGGCATTATTACTGAAGGAGACCACAAAGACAGGAAGGAAGGCGGAAGAAGTCGTCTTTCGAGCG taaaatcGACGCTAGCAGAGACTGGAAAAAGCAAATTTAGCCCAATTCCCGTTGGAGGGAAAGACATTGCCAAGCCTGAGCGGTTGTCTGATGGAGAGCCAGCTGAAGACAGTGATTACGACACAGATCTGGAGGACGAACAACCTCGCGAAGAGTATGATCTTACAG GTCGTAAAGCTTATCAGGACGCATGCTCACAGCTTGGAATCATTCCGGTCTCTTTCGTCATCGAACACATTACAAGGGAGAAGATAGACATCAAACACCACGGACTGGGTCCAAGTGGTGCCCGGGCTATCGCTTTTGCCTTGATGAGAAACACGACAACCACGGCGGTAAACTTACGAGATTGTTCAATTG GTTCTGAAGGCACCAATCATATCGCCAGGTTGCTAAAAGAAAACTTCTACATCACTGAATTGGACCTTGCTCAAAACAAGCTGCATAGCTCTGGTGCTCAGGCCATGGCCGAGGTGATCACTGATAACAGCAGCATCAAGAAATTGAACTTGTCCTGGAATGACTTTAAAGACAGAGATGCAAAATATCTGGCGGAAGGAATCCGTTGCAATCAAACAATAACATGGCTTGATTTGAGTCATAATGGGTTCGCAGAGGAAGCTGGGATGTTACTTG GCCCCGCTATTGATGCCAATGGTGGATTGGAATACCTCAACCTGAGCTGGAATCACTTGCGAGGACGGGGAGGGGTGGCTATCGGTAAAGGACTCCGCGCAAACTGCAGCTTGCAGACACTCGATATTTCTTGGAATGGCTTAGCTGATGAAGGCGCTGCGGCGTTTGGTGAATCACTAAAGGATAATAACACACTGATAGATTTAGATTTGACAAACAATAGAATCACCACTGAAGGAGCGTTGGCGTTTTCTAAAGGGATGCAAATCAACAACACCTTAAAAGTTTTGAG GATTGGACTTAATCCAATACAAAATAAAGGTGCCTTCAACCTTCTTACAGCTGTTAAAAATAACGCGGACACTGCACTGGAAAAACTTATTTTCAATGGTGTTGTTGTCTCTTTAGAGACGCAAGAACTTATAGAACTATTGCTCGGAAAACATCCAGGGTTGACAATCACTTGTACTTACAGCAAAAGGTCAGATAAACTTGACAACAAGGGCCATTCAGgcagcaacaacaaaaacaaagatctgATCTTTGTCCTCAAAAAGTATGTAGAGGACAAGAACTACCGGTTGGTAGACTTGTTTAACCAGTTTGACAAGGACAACAGCCTATCAGTGAGTAAAGAAGAGTTTCGAGTGGGTTTGAAGAGCATTGGTGTTCCCATGACAGATGATCAGCTGACCAAGTTGATTGACGTATTGGATGACGACGGCAACGGGGAAATTAACTATAGTGAATTCACGTGGATAAACGAAGTTGATAAAATGAAGTCCTTGATCAACTGA